DNA from Metabacillus flavus:
GCCGCTACCTGGATTTTGAAGCGAAAGAGACGAAAAACCCGTCCTCCTTTCCGCTCCAGAATTTTCATGAGCACCAAATTACCCATATGAAGCAGGTCCTTGCTCAAGACGGTATTTGCTTCGTGATTTTGTCAGCCTTCGGGAAAATTTTTCTGCTTCCAGCCAGGCATTTAATAGGTTTTTGGGAGCGAAAAGAAAGCGGCGGCCGCAAATCCATTACAAAGGCTGAAATTGAGGAAAACGCCATCCTTATACCTCTCGGATTCAGCCCTAGAATTCATTACATTAAGGTTTTAGACGCTCTTTATTTTAATTAGATTAGTACATGGTTAAAATACAATCATGTTTTT
Protein-coding regions in this window:
- the recU gene encoding Holliday junction resolvase RecU, which codes for MTYRYPNGKIYSPVEKEKDSAKKRSNPIYSNRGMTLEEDLNETNQFYLHRGIAVVHKKPTPVQIVNVDYPRRSAAVIKEAYFKQSSTTDYNGIYKGRYLDFEAKETKNPSSFPLQNFHEHQITHMKQVLAQDGICFVILSAFGKIFLLPARHLIGFWERKESGGRKSITKAEIEENAILIPLGFSPRIHYIKVLDALYFN